The following are encoded in a window of Manduca sexta isolate Smith_Timp_Sample1 chromosome 16, JHU_Msex_v1.0, whole genome shotgun sequence genomic DNA:
- the LOC115446267 gene encoding uncharacterized protein LOC115446267, whose translation MWSTYFIFSVTIYFCKAEMIAPGIDRTYSDGVKSVGFNVVYGDEDLTMINEVVSEVEKSNALKSRVNINEALPPLPAQDVKCLMSVDRYCSRDMRQMKGILIHALKDDCAKCTQKEKEDAGKVVASMLAHDPVAWKLFLTRSALQIKEKKRTSKPKEIILKEKGDPEEIVSKSKYTMSGFKVRVKRYAAEKV comes from the exons ATGTGgtctacttattttatattttctgtaacaatatatttttgtaaggcAGAGATGATTGCTCCAGGCATTGATAGAACCTACAGTGATGGAGTAAAAAGTGTTGGATTTAACGTAGTATATGGAGATGAAGATTTGACGATGATCAATGAGGTAGTCAGTGAAGTGGAGAAGTCTAACGCGCTGAAGAGCAGAGTTAATATAAATGAAGCTCTACCGCCGCTGCCTGCGCAAGATGTAAAATGTTTGATGTCAGTCGACCGGTATTGTTCCAGGGATATGAGGCAGATGAAAG gTATACTTATTCATGCTTTAAAAGACGATTGCGCAAAATGCACCCAGAAGGAGAAAGAAGATGCGGGCAAAGTTGTAGCATCTATGCTCGCACATGATCCGGTTGCTTGGAAACTGTTTTTAACCAG GTCTGCcttacaaataaaagaaaagaaacgtACTTCCAAACCGAAAGAAATTATACTTAAAGAAAAAGGCGACCCCGAAGAAATAGTttccaaaagtaaatatacaatgtCTGGATTTAAAG